Sequence from the Ostrinia nubilalis chromosome 26, ilOstNubi1.1, whole genome shotgun sequence genome:
TCAAATGCTCCCGATTTCAACGACGTTGAGGAAAAGGTGCTTAGTATTTGCACCAATATCACAGGGTTGGAAGCACGTCACGACAGTGATACTATTATGAGTAGGTATTAGTTGAGATAATCTCTGACCGagacttgaaaaaatataagAATAATTCCTAATGTATTAATGCCTGTTATCGTCTCTTACATTTTTCAGTACCTATAACCTATGATGAAAGTGTGGACGCAACGGAGATGAACTGTGAAAATCAAAATGATGTAGAGAATGTTAACAAAATACCAGGTATGTACGGTATACCATCCAGTATTCCAGTTGAGCTGGTTGTGCTTAGTGACAGTCGGATGGACAgtgtttttataatatacataaaatcTACAATAAAGCTGTCAATAACAGGTACACATTAATGATTGCAAGTAACTAATTCATATTAtactttttatcattttagaTATGGACCAGTCATTGACCCCGAAAAGAAATGTAGAGGGCAATGAATTTATAAACGATATAATGGACCACTCAGTTATcctagaaataaataaagaagaaGACAATGAATCTCAAAAAGGTaattactgtttaatttttttaaataaacattaagcTGTTTTTAGCAAAATTATGGACACTAGTTCATAATTTTGCTAATAACAGCCTAACAGACAATAGTCTCTGTAGGAAGTAAATAATAGACTTGTACATACATActattacatacatacattatcATGTCTTAATCCCTTATAGAGCAGACAGAGTCCAAAGCCGCAAGACCCAAAGGTCATTAATGtgatattgataaataaataaataacataatattatttaatgtgTAGTTTGATGTTTTAAAACTTTTGCTTTCAGAAAACAAATGGGTAAATTGGCATCCAAAGGATCTCAAAACAAAGATGtcaaatgttataaaaatagaCAAAGTCTCCAAAGCGAGTGTAACTGGCAGACTGGATAAGTTAAGTGCAGCCCGATTGGAACTCGTACAGCTGCAAATCGAAACAACAAGGCAGCAACATCAGTTCACAGAAGATGAACATAGACTGAAAATGTTGCATCTTGCTAATGATGAGGCAAGAAAGCAAAAAATTCATGAATTGCTTGTactacaattaaaaaataacagtaGCGGACCCGTTTTAAATGACATGGTATAGGGATACCCATGCTTACCTAGACAGTCATTATAATATTGCATATTTCTGTACGGTTTAGGTTCCtacctaattataattattattaaaataaaaatattcattattaaagaagaaataaaaaattgtttaaagtaaaaatgtttttatttaattattactattattcAAGGAACTAAAATATTCTAACACTATATTTCTAGTTAAGTACCTTTCTTGTCCAGTGGGATTGGCAATGATGGGGTCAAATATTGGTGGTGGTGGAATGTGTACTTCTGGATCGTTTGGTGGTTCCTCTTCATTTTTCATTCTTGCTAAGTTGTGCAATATTGCACAGGCTACAATTACATCTTGAGCAAGTGGCAACTTACATCTTAATCCAATGCTTAACACTGGGAAGCGTCGCTTCCATACACCAAAACATCTCTCTATTATATTCCTTGTTCTTATTTGTGATTCATTATACAAACTCTGAGCTGGCGTATTTGGGTTTTGAAAAGGAATCAATAGGTAATTGGTTTGTTCATAACCACTATCACCAAGTACAATGCCATTGCCAAATTCACCATTCTCAAAATGGAATTTTGCCGATGAATTTGCAAATATCATACTGTCATGGCTCGAGCCAGGCCAACGAGCTACTATGTCTTGAAATATCAAATCTGACGAACACATTGCTTGGACATTAAATGAGAAAAAGCCTTTCCTATTTCTAAATACCTCTGCTGTGTTTCCACCAGGCGATTGAATCCTAATGTGGGTGCCATCTATGGCTGAAATCACTCTAGGGAATCTagctattttataaaattcttcCTGGGTTTTTCTTATTGCTTCACTGCCTCTTGGCAATTGAATGAATGTTGGCCTCAAAGTTGCTATAGCTTgtgtaactttttttattatatggCACATAGTGGAGCTATGAATGCCACCAAAATCTCCAACAGTGATATAGAAACTCCCAGTGGCATAAAATCGTAGCGAAATAAGTAGTTGCATCATGGGTGATATACACTGAttcctgaaaaataaattaagtcattAGTATGTATGATATTACATTGGgacctaggtaggtaggtacataatttataagtatttattgtaaaaactATCTACAACTTACCTTTCTGTTTCGTGTTTGATTTTATCGTTTACCAGGGAAAGCAAATAAATTACGGTTTCTTTTAAAAGCCTGAATCGACGATGAAATTCTTTGGAATCCCACATAGTAAAGTGATCGGGCCTTGGTCTGACAACTCGTGTTTTTCTTTCAGGAGGGtttaaatattcataataaataGCCTCTTCTTCAATTGCCAGGTCGTCAATAGTGTCGAAAATATCCATTATATTGATAACagtttaataacaaaaaataacctTAAACGTCAATGAAACCTTGACTTATCTAATGAATAAACGTTTATCTGGCCATCAAAGAGGCAAATACATTTATTCCTCAGATACGGTCGTTATTCGTCAAATAGAGCCTATTTGACGATTGAAAAATGCAATATTTTGTTATCTGTCAAATAAACACTATCTGACTGTTTATCTGaagattgaaaaatcggcccttaaaaaaataaattattatagtagcgtaggacgtccaccctaaaagtggaccgacgtcctcacataaaggtagcaggaaggcgctggatgcaggccgctaccaaccgggcgatatggaaatcattgggggaggcctatgttcagcagtggacgtcctgtggggGATTgattatgatattattattggtatttttctttaattaacaaaaatagcattttaaaaatataaataatcaaaATCATGTTCAAAGTATACGATTGTGAACTCTAAATACTCCAAAAATAGGTCTAATAATCGCTTGAAGGAGGCAAAACGAGGTCAATTTATTAAACAGAAATTGTTGCCAAATGAATTATGTAAATTGGATTATTATTAAGAGCAAATAATGCTCTTCTTCTTAAGGGGAATCACTTATAATCAACTTTTATAATTTCTGGAACACAATGATGCTATgatcggagtttccctgcgtgactgaatcagaaatgaggagatccgtaggaaaaCCAAAGTAACATAGCCCGCCGAATTTCTAAAATTTAGGCAGAGGACATAGCTCGTAAAGCCGAGCCGAGCCGcagaagttctcgagtggcaacaacgggccggaagacgtagtgtgggcaggccccccactaggtggaccgacgatttggtgaaggtcgcgggaagtacctggatgcaggcagcgcaagaGAGGTCGGTATGGCCAGTGGTAACAACGGGCCGGATGATGTAGTGTGGGCActtgggcaggccccccactaggtggaacgacgacttggtaaaggtcgcgggaattacctggatgcaggcaggcAGCCTTGgggagcctttgtccagcagtggacgtcatttggctgaaacgaatgaacgaacagCCCAAACGCACGCGTACCCTTTATTTGTATCCTGTTTTACAAGACTTTGGGACATTTTATAGAATCAAATTGCGTAATTTCAAGTCCCCCTTTATtgtacagacaacagcatatcaaGGTAAATAAACGCTGTGGCATCTTATCTAGTTGTACTAAGTGccgtttttacaataaaatgtacaccctgtatttacatACTTTTAATTCTACAGTAATCCCTTAAAACTCCCCCTTAACAGTCTTAAACTGTTCCTTATTTGAATTTCGCGCGCGGATGGCGTCTCGCGCCAATCTTGTACGCTTGTCATTGCAATATCGACTCTACATCAATTGGGTTACGACATGTTTTACAATGGTAATTTTGATATAATAATATCAACTTTATAACGAATGCAATAAAGTTCAGAATCGACGTTATTAGGTGggattattaatattatgaagAGGGGAGGTTTCAGTGCGCGAGTTCTCGAATAAGTTAATCGGAGGATTAGTATAGCGTCTGCGAGACTTAATAAACACAAGCGTTCACTAACAAGTACTTTATAAGACAAGTAAACAgttaaacaccctgtatacagcaTGTTAGAGTAAAAGCATCTCAGTTGTGGGATTGCAATCAAAGTGAAAATTCAACCTCTGTGTTTAGAATCATTTACAATTATGATTATTAATTAGTAATACTTACCATATtagctactagctttccgcccgtttccgtggaattttgtctgtcacagaaaaactttgtcACGCGCGTCcccgtttcaaaaaccgggataaaaactattctatgtcctttcccgggactcaaactatctctatgccaaatttcatcaaaatcggatcagtggtttaggcgtgaaagcaagacagacagactttCGTTAgtcagttactttcgcatttataatattgtattaagtatatttttttaatttctggcCGTATTCGTATAAAATGTTTTGCCTATTACAAGATTCGGGTTT
This genomic interval carries:
- the LOC135084378 gene encoding uncharacterized protein LOC135084378, which codes for MESKKRERAANFNNAEVQLLVSLVDKHKQVIENKKTDAVTNKDKDAVWKKIETSFNSCGISTSIRTWKTLKLKYEGIKKVTKKKSSLQRQEMYRTGGGPSNAPDFNDVEEKVLSICTNITGLEARHDSDTIMIPITYDESVDATEMNCENQNDVENVNKIPDMDQSLTPKRNVEGNEFINDIMDHSVILEINKEEDNESQKENKWVNWHPKDLKTKMSNVIKIDKVSKASVTGRLDKLSAARLELVQLQIETTRQQHQFTEDEHRLKMLHLANDEARKQKIHELLVLQLKNNSSGPVLNDMV